AGAGAGTATTGGAGTTGGAGAGTTCTCTGGAGAAGTTTTCACAAGATGGATCAAGTCTGTCTCATGAACTTTCCAGTCAGTTAGAAAAGTTGAAGGATCAACACAAAGAGGAAATGTCTGCATTAGAGCAAAGACACCAGGAGGAACTGGGAAAGCACAAGGGCACGCTAACCCAGCAGAATAATGCGGCTCTAGAGGAGCTcaaggaaaaacacagagttGAAGTGGAGACCCTCTTGGAAGATAAGGAACTGCAGCTCCAAGCACATGTTGAAGACATGAACCAGAAAACTTTGGAGAAACTGGATGCAAAGCAGGCAGAGCTAGAGGCGGTTTCTGCTGAACTTTCTGAGGCTTTGAAGAGTAAACGGCTTCTGGAGGAGAGGTTGGTGGCAGCAGGTGAAGATGCTCATAGTTCTGCTCGACAGGAACATGAGAAGAGGTTTCAAGATCACGTGGAAAAGCACAATATAGAGCTTGCAAATCTCAAACGGGAACACGAGCAGTCTCTTGGAGGTCTAGAGAAAAGTCTGAAAGAGGAGCTTAACGCGTTGAGGATTGTtctgagagaaaaggaaaaggaaattgaAGCTCACATCctaagagaaaaaacattacaaGAAGAATCACATTCCACTGTACAACAATTACATGCCAAGGTTAAGGAATTGGAGACGCTGCAGCAGTGTTTGTCACAATCCCAGCTGGATATTGGGAGCCTAAAGGAATCAAATGCACAGACAGGTAAGATGTTACAGGATCTTGATCAGTGTAAGACGGATTTGGAGCAACAGTTGGAAGTAGCAAGGAATGATTGTCAACTAAAAGAGAAGTCGCTTCAAGAACTACAGCACCAATTACAACAGACCAAGAAGGAGCTCTCGGAACAGGAGAAGTCATTTACTACAGAACTGAACACTCAGCAAGAAGAACAAACTCGTCTCAAGAAACAGCTGGATGATGAAAAAGCTGACCatgaaaagaagatgaaaaacacGGTAACTGAGATGGAAGCTAAGctaaaaacacaggaaacaaaaatggaaaaatttaAACACAAGGccaaagaaatgcatgaaagttatAAGAAAAAGCTTCTGCAGAATGAAGAAGCCATGAAGATAGAACTTgcaaagaaggagagagagctTCAGCAGACCGAGCAACAAGTCCAAGAAAAAATTGTAGAGATGGCCCAAAAAAGTTCCCAAGGCCTTAGCAGTGCAATGTCTGAGCTGCTGGCCAACCATAAGGAGGAAGTGGAGAAGTTACATGACACCCATAAGCATGAGATTGAGGTGCTGGAGCATCGTTGGCAGGAGAAGTTAGGACAACAGGAGGAAGAATTAACTGAGAAACACTCTCACCTACTACAAGAGAAGGCTCAGGAACTGGAGGACGTTTCTCAGCAACTCAGCAGAAGCAAAGAGGAGAACGGGAAAGTgttgtgtgaaataaatgatttaaaggAGGGCCTATCCATTCGAGAAACCACTGTGCAGAAGCTGCAAGAAGAGCTCAATGAGGCAGCGGTTAAGCTCGAAGGTTTGTCTCAGGGTGAAGCTATGCTCAAAGAGCAAATGGAGTCAGTGGAGAGGAACCTCAGCCAGGCTCTGAAGGAGAGAAACTCCCTCCAAGACAAGCTTAACACAACAAAGGAAGAGAACCGAGAGAAGTTAAAGACCATGTCGGGAAAGTTGAAGGAAATGGAGAAGCAGCGTAAAGCGCTTCAAGGTTCCAGATGTAAGGAAAGCGAGGACTTGCAGAATAAATTTGAGGAAACAGCTATTCAGCTCCAAGCCAAGGAAGCACAGTTCCAGCAGCAATTAATTCTGATCAGAAACCAAATGGAGTATTACTGTAAAGAGGTTCAGGATAAAGTGGAGTGTGGATCTAACGAGCTCTGTCAAAGAGTTGAAGGTAGGTTGAGCGAGCTGAAAGACAGACTGCTCTGCAGTCAGAAAAAAGTAGTGGATCTCAAAAACGTTATCCTCAATAAAGTAGATAGAATTTGCACTTTAGAGGAGAATCTGCGCCTGCAGACAGAGAAGAATAAAAATCTATGCATTTCATTGGAACAGATGACCGCTCAGGTAAATGCTCATATGGAGCATGTCAAAGCCTTAACACATGAGAATGAGAATCATTCTCAGTCTATCAGTGAGAAAGTTCTGAAAATTGCAGAGCTGAGTGAAGCAAACAGACTCATATCAGAAAGTATGAAAACAAATGAGTTGCATATCAGTAAATTAGAAAGCATCACCAGTGACTTAAAAAATCAGCTAGGAAGTAGCataaaggagaaagaggaagccaTAAATCAGCTGACCCAGCAGTATAAAGAGGATGCTGCTCAAATGGAGGAGACCATTAAGAGAttagagcaggagagagagtcCGCTTTAGAGCAGGCAGATGCACTCAGGAACAGTCTGTCTGAGTATGAGAAGCAGACGGAGACTAAGTTTGCCCAGAATGGCAACACCATTACCTCTCTGCAGACCAGGCTGGATGAGCTGGAGCGAGAAATCAGTGAGAAGAATGAAGCTCTGCAAAGGCTGACGGCAAGTATGGACAATCAGTCCATCAGCAAGTCTGAGATGGACCAAGCGCTGAGTGAGAAGGAGCAGAAGGTCAGCGGCCTTACCGCTGAGCTGGAGAGTTGCATCAGTCAACTCGGTGAGTTTCAGGAGCAGTTAGCCTTAAAGACAAAAGAGTGTGAACAACTCACAGCTGACCTCAAACAGCAACACAGCATCAAGGAGAATGAAAAGCGAGAGCTGGTGGAGCAGCTGCAACAGACCCAGATGCAGTGCACTCAGAACGGTAATTTGGAGCAGGAGATGGTGGAAAAGCTCCACTCCCTCGAGGAAGACCACCAAAAGTGCAAACACAAGCTTGAAAGTCAAAGGGATGAATTTGAAAGGATGAAAGACGAGATTATCAAGAGCAAAGAAGAAAGTCTGAAGAAGGCTGAAGAGGAGTTATCCGCGGAGAGCGCTCGGAAAGTAACGGAGTTGAAGAAGAAAGCTGAGCAGAAAATCGGTCAGATTAAAAAACAGCTAACCTCGCAGCTCGAGGAAAAAGAGAAGGCTATCAAGGCTCTTCAGTCTAGCCTGGAGGAAATCCAGAGCAATGAAACGTCCAGTAAACAACACACAGAAGCGTTagaggagaaaacaaaaaccctTGAGGAAGCTCTTGTCAAGCTTAAGGCAGAGCGGGAGCAACAACTTGAACAAATTCTGAATAATGAGCGGCTCGATAAAGAAAAGTCTTTAGAGGAATTAAAAAACTTCTATGAGGAGAAGCTATCCTTACTGATGAGCGATGCAGCGCAACAAAGGGAGCACAAAGAAACGGAGTCAGCGCTACGTGAAATCGAGGCAAAGCTAAAAGAAGCAGAAGAGCATAACGGAAACCTTCTCGCAGAAATAAATCGACTGAAAGAAGAAATGTGTGAGAAGGATGCTCAGCTTGACAAACAGCAAGCAATTATTAAGCAGGTTCAAAATCCTTCGGAGCTTGAGGCTGAGATGAAGGTGGAATGTAGCAGCATCCAGCAAACCAGGAGCGCGATGCAAACGGAGATGAAAAACCACTCTCCGATGCAAGAGGTGGACGGTGATTCTCTGGAGTCTCTCAAGAGCAATCTGCATCAGGTTAAGAACGAGAAAGAGAAAATCTACAAGGACTTTGCCCGGCTACAGAAAGACATTCGAGTACTGAGGAGGGAGCATGAACAGGACCTAGAATACATGAAGAAAGAGTTGTTGGAGGAGAATGAGAAAAAGCTGAAGTAAGTTTGTGTCAAGATGATAATCATCATTTGTAAATACGTGCATGTGGTGTCCATGCTGATTTATTACATTTCCTTCACTATCCCTTCTAATAGACTGGAGTTGGAAGACATGGAGATGAAGCACAATTCAGCTATCAAGCAGTTAATGAGGGAGTTCAACACACAGATGGCTTTGAAAGAGAAGGAGATTGATACAGTAGTGAAGGAGACTATTGGTGAGGCGGGAGTAAAGACATCATGAAATGAAACCGACCAGCTATACAGCTGTGTTGTAATGCATGGAAATTAAGTGATTGAGATCATGTTCTCTTGTTGTGGTAAATCATTTCAGTTCACTACAGTCTATTTCTGTTTTAGGCAACCTaataattaaaatggaaaatcaaaGTGAATATGATTCACTAAACATTAGGGTAGAAAAGCTACATGGAAACATGATGCATTCTGTAATCTTGACACTGGCTGGAACGTTTAGGGATCATTGCATTCGGAAAGTGTGTCTGAAGTGCCATGTTCCCTTGTTTCCCCTTTGGTTAAATCATGTTACATTCCAGATGGGATGGTGAGCGCGCGGTTTGGAATatgaatttgttattttttgtttttttttatgcgCTAACTCTGGCTTCTTTCCCTTTCCTCGACACAGAGAAGGCCCAGACCGTAGAAGAAGAGCTCATGAGCGGCCATCGGGAAGAAACCAGTCAGCTGAGGAAGGTGATTTGCCAGAAGGAGGATGATTTGCACAGGACTGTCAAGAAATATGAAGAGGTTTTACAGGTACTTCAAAAATATGAAGCTTGAACatgtttcctttaaaaaagatTCACTAAGGTTTACCATGGAAAGAAAAGTCACCCCACCCACCATTTGGAAGTCATCACTGCACTAGTTGGCAGCTGCCTCCCCTCAGTCCAaagcagtgattcccaaccgtttttgttttaaatgcctCCCAGCTCCGTCAGATGAACTCAAGTAccccttcatttatttatgacagGGACCTCAATATAAAATAGAAGTAAACATACATCACTTGAACTGTGATTTTAATATGCAGAGATACAGCTAAAAGCGAGTTTTCATCTCCAGTCCCCGGGCAGGTTGAACAATAATTAATTAGCATAAACATTGCATACAACAAGTATCATCAAATACTGTTCACTATGTACACAGTCACAGTGTACACATGGGCACCCTAAAAACAACTGTGTCCCTTTGACTAGTCAACAACGGTTCATAAACCAGCCATCatcttttaaatttgtttatttaaatttagctTAAACTGattgatttttatatttaactatTTCAATCATTGTCCACCACTTCAACCTGTTTTATAGTGTAGCTATCTTTTCAGCTGACTGTTCCAGCTTTGCCCTGATTACTTGCTTACTAGTTTTCACAACATTGTTTGGGTGTGATTTAATATGTggtaatatatttttaatcaaatcgTAAATTCTACTACAGCTCCCTCCTTGGGTAAACCACTGgtctaaaaaaaatcttaaaccTCAATAAACGCCTGCTGAATGATATATATTTGGAAACTGGTCAGACGATTACTTAAAAGCAAATTGTCTCCCTTACTGTCTCCAAACATAATTTAGGGGGGAGGTCTGAAATAAGGCTGTGAGTGATTAGACCCACATACTTGAGTTGTGATGCTGAAATGAAACCTAGGAAATGACTCAGCCATTGTCCTTTCTCTTCTTATATTTTCAGAGTCGAGAGGAGGAGATGGGAGGCCGAGTGTGGCAAGTTCAGAAAGAACTGGAGGAGTTGCAAGCAAAGGGCCATGACACTACTGAGGTACAAACATGTCTGACCTACTGTACCCATTCACCAGGTCAAACATCTGTGATTGATGTCTTGGGAACATGTTTCCGTTGACACTGATGTGGAAAATCATACCTTCAGCCATTAAAGTCTATTATATATGAGACCGGAGTTGTAGATTCAATTTATATAGGGATTCTGTTGAAATCATCAGCCTTCACAATGGCTGCATGAAATAACAATGGCTGGATGAAATCACCTTTTCAGCTCCCTCTCCTCTGGGAAATGGCTGTCTGACGGAAGCATTACTAGTTTTGAATGACGACCTAATCCAGACCTGTTTTTGTGTCCATACAATGAGGCCCTTTCACATATTCGTTGACAGTTCACATCCAGGTTAACAGATGTCCCAGTTGTCTgttatctttttctttgtcatgcTTCGTAATTGAAGGATTCCGCCTAAAAGCTCAGGGACAATTTGCGCATATACTTTGCTCTGATCAGTCTCTCGCTCCACTCGTGTGGCTGCTCTCCAAAGCGCCGGATGCTGTGAAGCTCGTTTGAATCACTCAGGAATGTTCCCCTCGGAAAACAGAGATTGTGAGGCAGCAGCCAGCCTCAATCCCTGTTCTCAATTATCATCACACGAGGTGATTCTAAACCTTAGATTTATATTACAGCAATACTCTCACAGGCATGATGTGCGTACTGGAAAGGGGCCAGATAGGACAAAGGTACTCCAGGGAAAAGTTTTACCCAGGTGTTGTGGTGCCATGAGACCCCTGCGCTGATTCTTTTACCTTTACACTGTGTccagatgcacacaaacacaaagaattaCACCGCTCTCTCTGCCGCATTTTCCCCTGATGAGGTAATAACTTTATGGGTGGATTGTACGTGTTCATGCTTGGGGAGGCCTTTCCTTGCTATGGGCCTCACAAACCATTTTTCATTTAGACAGTGGGTTAATTTGTCACTCCATAGACACAGAATCCAGTTTAGACTCTCTGTGCAGACTTAACTGGGCAATTCAGTCCTGAATTGTATTGtacaaaattaaaagataaGGCAGGTgtaattctatttttttaattgtcaaaaaaataccattttaaagaccaaaaccaacagtaTGTTCGTCCATCTCGCAGGCCTTTCGGACTTCCTCCACCTGTATGTGGCCCCCAAACCAAGTCACAGAAATATAtggtgtcatttaaaaataaaaataaaataaaaaggtaaatcaTTTCTTAAAACAGCTGTGAGCTGTGTGTACTCAAACTAGACTAAATAGCCAACTATTTGCAGAGGtagattaatacacatttggtgctctaacAAGTGTGTTCATGATAATGAAGGAGCGTGTCATTCAGGGCAGTTTGGCCCCTTGGTGTGTTTTAATAGTTATGGACTAATAACAACGGAGCTCTATGGCACGGAGGAATACGATATATTGGACTATATTTGGAATGGATACACAAACAATAGTTGGTATTGGGATTAATTAATTCTTGGTTTTGGTCTTCATGACCAAATCATGAGACTTGTGGACACTAAAATCATAGAATATCATCAGACTTATCCTTAAAAGGAAAGACTGGGCAGTTTACTTAATTATTAACTGActgaatgtaaatattaatattttactgttactacatatatattatgtattctATTGTAACATACGGTATCTTctattctttcttctttatttggGCACAGATGAGCATAGAAGACCTACAGGTATGTATTgtggttttactgtttttagAATCCTTATTATATCCAGCCtattagcattgtaaaacaatcATTCAGTCAAGAAAACATGCATCATTGATAGGTGCATGCTGTTTGTGCACTGCATGACTTGTTCCACCATACACCTTTGAGTTCTCACTGACATTAATGTTCTGTCCTTTTCTACCCCAGGCTCAGCTAGCAGAGAAGACGACTTTGCTGAGCGAGGCTCGGCTGAAGGAGCAGGGCTTTGCTGAGAGAGTGAGTGTTGGGCCCCTGTGCGTGCTCTTTGCGGGGACAAGTGAATAGCCAAACCCAATGCAGTGTATTCCCAGGATTCTGTGGCCTCCAGCAAGAGGAGCTACTGATCTCCTGCTGCATCAACTTAATTACACAGCACATCTGTTTACATTTGGTTTAACCCCAATAAACAATCACAGCAAcgcctcccacagtttctctcacacacatcgTCATTCTCAAAAACATCCCCCAAGGAAGATCAACAAAACGCTGTGCTAATGCATAGAATTAACCCACTGGGGTCAAATGGCTTCATTTTTCTAATTATTaatctgtgcatgcatgtgtttctcCACGGTAGATTCACTCGCTTGAGGACAAGATTAAATGTTTCCACCGAACCCCGGTTGTAACTCATCTCGGCAGCACATTCAAAGGTAATTTTAACACCATGAATCACTTAGTTCTGCTTCTTGAGCCAATTTCCTTTTAAGAGCAGCACAACAACGATGCCATGCAAAATGTTTCACACAGTGCAACATGATGGGAAAATATAGGTTACCTaactttattattgtaataggTCTTTAACACATAACGTatgattatacagtatattgtgttaACATATGAATTATTTACTGTAGTAATTGTCTTCATAGTCAAGCAGCTCTGTAGGATCTCAGAGTTACCTACCAGTAGTCTGCCTAATCTGCCAGTCCCCACATTGCTTCATTGATCAGAAATACTGTGGAACAAGAGATGCAGATTCTGAGAAGACTGTGGGTGTGTGGCCGGGTTTAACTATGCTTTTGAGGACATTTTAGCCAACTCTGCATGATTTTAGGCTCGCTGATTAAGATGGAAGCTGTGGTTATAATTAGGGTTTGGTTAAGGTTAGatgttgggttagggttagacaTATAAGCATTGTGGTTAAGGTTAAGATAAGCCTCTGGGTTCTGACTGTAAGTTAATGCCGTATTCCCAATATATaagtatattgtgtgtgtgtgtgtgtgtgtgtgtgtgtgtgtgtgtgtgtgtgtgtgtgtgtgtgtgtgtgtgtgtgtgtgtgtgtgtgtgtgtgtgtgtgtgtgtgtgtgtgtgtgtgtgtgagtgtgagagagaatcTGCTTTCAGAAGGGGGGAGGAGTGAAGAAGCCATCCTTGGATTTAATGGGTTTTGCAGATTTTGGTCTCAACTTTTCCCACACGGGACCCTGCAACACACATACTTTTACTTCTCAAATCATTTACTTCTAATACATATACTATATCTGAGCTAATGACTACTGTATTTCCTTTGGATAACAGTACTTCCACTCATTATGAATCTGTTGAGCCTACTTAAATCCCAGAGCTGTGCTGTCAGGTAGTAGGGCTGTTGATATACCGTTTCATGTGCGATGGAATGGTGAGCTCCTCTGGAGCATCATGGGGTCAGGAGGACAGGGGCCATGGGATTTATCGGTGACCTATTACTCCACTGAAGAGATCAAAGAGTTGTTTGCACATCTCTatctcttttttctgtcctctaaTCTCTCTTGGTGCATGCAAGGACATTTAGCATTGTCTGAATGATTATTCCAGATAAGCAGAAAGCAAGTGGGTGTTGTTCCATATTAAAGACCTGCTGGGGATATTTCAGGGGTAGGAGCAGTAGTCTTAAGTGTTACCAGCCCTATCCATGCTGTTACACAGTTTCCCATTCATAGTTATAGCTCTGGGCGTAGAAGTTAAAGATTCATTCTTTGTGGTATTAATGTGCTCACGCTGAGCCTCACCATTCTTTCCTGTGTTATAGTTACTGCTTAATTTGAACCCAGACCTGTGCAGAAAGTGGCTTTGTGTATGGTTGCTAACACAAACATGAGGCTCTGGCTTGTTCTGTCAGAATTCAGCTCGAGTATTTTTCAGTGAGAGGTAATGTTGTATAGTAAGTAAAGAAAAAACGTGTAATGTTTTTAGAAGTGCATCCTGatgtatatctttatttatattaagtGTTCACATATAGCACAATAACAGAGCATGAAAGATAGAGAGCTTGACTATCTTAAACAGTTATATTCttcatgaaatattttttgaatatgactgatgatgatgatgatgattactGCGGTCTTCCTCAGGTACGTATTATTGTATTGCTGACCAGGTCTCATATGATTAACTGGCTAATTCTGCTTGTTTTCACAGAGCCTGTATACAACAGCAGTGAACCTACTGAGATGGAGTACTTGAGGAAGGTGTTGTTTGAATACATGATGGGACGGGAAACAAAAGTATGCTTTTTATTTCCTTACAGTATTATATTTTAAGTGATTGTATATTTGGAATAGAAGTTACTAATAGAATAGCGTTATAAACGCGTTATTCCCACTCATGGCGGTCCGtccgcggctgcaggacctggagctcaccgccagtggttcagttggactgttaagTGTTGAGATAAATATAAGTTATTTAAAGGATTTAGAAGCAGGCTgactgctagttagctaacgctagctttcatgttacataaataagccggacagagttgtccctcatcaggcgatagaaaccctgctgttAGTTAAAACTAGTTTTGCAGCAAATGTAccgcaagaagtgttgcaaaagtcaagggcgcagactcgccgctgtgtgatgcgagagagcacgCTGCAGCTacagattcgagaggttgtaatccctgagttgtggttgtactggaaaagtgactgaagtaaaaaaaaaaattttaaatgcgagtacagatttttttctacaagctctcaaatcataatctacaagtgctcacattacTTATACAAgtccagattttttttacaagctctcaatcATATTCTATGTTATCACATGTGCTCACATGCATCTACGTGCTCTCACATTTGCACCATCTTTATCTTCATAAAATACAGAGATGCTTCTTCGGGAAATCATAAAGGTGTCTGGATGGTGTATAGAGCTGCAATTCAAACAAGATGTTTGCTGGTGCAATGATATTAGAATTCAATCCTAAAGAAAAAGTATGATTAAGCGGTTTGTTTGATTGCATCAATCTAAGGCTATTTAAATCAAAGTTCCTCTGTTTTCCATGTTGCAAATGGTTACATCGTCTTAACATGCATGTGTAAAAATGACACTGCAGCGTTTTACTTTGAAACACATTTATCGAATAAAACATGAAttgctgatttttattttaccttttaagTTTGAAAGGAGAACACTTTAAACCACTCCATTTAGCTATTAACTAATGATATCTGAGGGTGAGCGGGATACCTATTGACCTCAGCGCCACACGAAACGTGAGACCATTTAGGACGCCATATAAAAGTCATGTTGTGTCCAGTCTTCTTGGGTAAAATTTACAGTGATCTCCCTAATTAACAATGCTGTTGACATGGTCCTAAAGTCAGCGGGGATTTCCCAGCAACTCAGCAAACAGTCTTTATGGTAACATGGCAGACCGCCGCAGTGGGGACGATGTCCCCCAGGCTAAGCTAGCACATACATTGTGCATGACGCACATTTGCCTTTTAAAGACATTCTGGCTGTATAGTGTTAGTTGAGCGGTTAGGTTTCCTACTGCAGCACCGTTTCTGATTATCCCATGTGTTCATGGAGAAATACATGCACCCTTGTTGGGCTTTAATTGTCAAAGAACACGCTCGATTTGTTTGGGAggggagggttaaaaaaatatatatacttttttttttgattgcagATTGTCAAGTTTTTTCTTATCATTTATGTACATTTGCTTGCCACTCATCCACAGACGATGGCCAAAGTGATAACCTCCATGCTCAAGTTTCCTCCAGACCAAGCACAAAAGGTTTTGGACAAAGAAGACTCAAAAGCGGTTGTAAGCATCCATTGACCTGCTACTTTTTACAAGCTCATTCATTAAAGTCACCTCAGTCCTCTTGCAGTCAAAAAACATATTACAAACATGTCTTCATTAACAATTGAAtgctaaattaaaataatcgtATCCGTCCCTCCACAGCCTTGGTTACGATGAGTGGGGGAATTATTCGGGTATTTATGGATGAaaatctgctgctgctgaagggGAAGACTGCCTTGGATTTGACGAGGCCCTACtctctgcattcattttatgtgcgtgcgtgtttgtgtgttggagCACACACTTGGGTGTGCGCGtacttgtgtgcgtgtgtgtgtgtgtgtgtgtgtgtgtgtgtgtgtgtgtgtgtgtgtgtgtgtgtggcagtatGCATGATTATATGTAAAGGTATGAGGGTATTAGAAACACAAATCTTCCACAATTCTAATTTTACTCTgaaattaagtttaatttaTATGTTTAGATGACATGAAATTggttcctttttattttagaatgtgTTTATACAGATTGGCTTGTGCAATAAATTCTATCATTATCACGTATCGATGCTGACAGGTCAGGTGATTTATAGGTTTCTGTGTTGTGCTGTCGTCTGAATTACTTCCTCTGTAAAACTGTAAACGACCCTTTAACTGTGCTCTCGCTCCACATTAAGATATACTGGCCTCTGGACCTTGTTTGTTTAACACAGCTTTTCTATGCTTTATATTTTATCACTACACTGacatagagacacaaaacacaactgtaAATTGTACTATAATAATTAAGACTGTATTTTAGGGCACTCTATGACTTGCTATACATTTTCAGACTTAACTAATTAAATCTTATTTACAGAActctttttgtcacttctttatttttattatcatataGTAACGTGTTAAATCCAATATCTTATCTCATTACCTGGTTTTTCAAGGTTTAGCCAGTCTTACAGGGGATAATGAATGATAACATGAAATACAAATGTGGAAAGCAAACAGATCTGTTTTAAAGATCCTGTATGTAGGGTCAGATACTTCAGCCGGGGTAACCTATGTTTGAcctttatttcttcttcacatCAAAGCTGCAGTTTCTCATTTAACGGTAAAATTTCGGTGTGGCCAgatgattttttccccctttttttaaatatttatttctggCTGAGGACTCTTATGAAATATGCTAATTaaataaggaaataaaaacacaactggtAGACATGCAACAAGGGGTTTTCAAGTAGACATGGCTTTTGATTTATTGGGACACTATGCAAAAATTGTTAAATTActgtaatatataaaataatatttgttcCAATAAACCACTTCCATTTTGTAAAACCTTGTAATGAAATCTCTCTTCTTAGAAAAGCTTTAGATTCCTTAGAACAGTGTTCTCACATAATTTGTCTAACTGTGctgactttaaaataaattgcaatatgcctttttttttttttttttttatatttacagctAATGAGGATGTTACACTGTTCACTGTGACTGTAAAACGTTA
This portion of the Etheostoma cragini isolate CJK2018 chromosome 17, CSU_Ecrag_1.0, whole genome shotgun sequence genome encodes:
- the golga4 gene encoding golgin subfamily A member 4 isoform X5 codes for the protein MFKKLKQRINEEHSPQRNAQSPQQAQMGSGERRSSQTPPFHHDGSPSPSDRESTSKGPARSPRGSINGDGSASPQREETPSLAQKLQLRVPSVESLIRGGASRAESLFRSPSKENLVRSSSRDSLTPLGENESVGAPTYDPPSDIESEAEETPGSAESLSKEQLLHRLLRVERSLGNYRGKYSELVTAYRTVQREKEKTQVILSQSQDKSLRRIGELREELQMDQQAKKHLQDEFDAALEEKDQMITVLQTQVALLKKRAKGVSADAVPHEGDVPQSEDADSDSATTTQSPFKEQGAEPELTEGEGNSDPTKLMEALQKRVKRQENLLQKCKEVMRTHKERSAQLGSENETLQEQLQERLQELEKTKELHTTEKTKLITQLRDAKNLIEQLEQDKGMVIAETKRQMHETLEMKEEEVAQLRSRLQQATAQKEELQEQKEKAEKSAFEELERALGAAQRAEEARKQLQVQLEEQVKEVERASEEERKTLQQELTRVKQEVVTIMKKSSDETVAKMEKFHSDALAAKEEEISVRINKAVEQCKEEFAQLGKEREQQSSLALEDVELQKTALRTEAENKVKEIQLELEAAKTRVLELESSLEKFSQDGSSLSHELSSQLEKLKDQHKEEMSALEQRHQEELGKHKGTLTQQNNAALEELKEKHRVEVETLLEDKELQLQAHVEDMNQKTLEKLDAKQAELEAVSAELSEALKSKRLLEERLVAAGEDAHSSARQEHEKRFQDHVEKHNIELANLKREHEQSLGGLEKSLKEELNALRIVLREKEKEIEAHILREKTLQEESHSTVQQLHAKVKELETLQQCLSQSQLDIGSLKESNAQTGKMLQDLDQCKTDLEQQLEVARNDCQLKEKSLQELQHQLQQTKKELSEQEKSFTTELNTQQEEQTRLKKQLDDEKADHEKKMKNTVTEMEAKLKTQETKMEKFKHKAKEMHESYKKKLLQNEEAMKIELAKKERELQQTEQQVQEKIVEMAQKSSQGLSSAMSELLANHKEEVEKLHDTHKHEIEVLEHRWQEKLGQQEEELTEKHSHLLQEKAQELEDVSQQLSRSKEENGKVLCEINDLKEGLSIRETTVQKLQEELNEAAVKLEGLSQGEAMLKEQMESVERNLSQALKERNSLQDKLNTTKEENREKLKTMSGKLKEMEKQRKALQGSRCKESEDLQNKFEETAIQLQAKEAQFQQQLILIRNQMEYYCKEVQDKVECGSNELCQRVEGRLSELKDRLLCSQKKVVDLKNVILNKVDRICTLEENLRLQTEKNKNLCISLEQMTAQVNAHMEHVKALTHENENHSQSISEKVLKIAELSEANRLISESMKTNELHISKLESITSDLKNQLGSSIKEKEEAINQLTQQYKEDAAQMEETIKRLEQERESALEQADALRNSLSEYEKQTETKFAQNGNTITSLQTRLDELEREISEKNEALQRLTASMDNQSISKSEMDQALSEKEQKVSGLTAELESCISQLGEFQEQLALKTKECEQLTADLKQQHSIKENEKRELVEQLQQTQMQCTQNGNLEQEMVEKLHSLEEDHQKCKHKLESQRDEFERMKDEIIKSKEESLKKAEEELSAESARKVTELKKKAEQKIGQIKKQLTSQLEEKEKAIKALQSSLEEIQSNETSSKQHTEALEEKTKTLEEALVKLKAEREQQLEQILNNERLDKEKSLEELKNFYEEKLSLLMSDAAQQREHKETESALREIEAKLKEAEEHNGNLLAEINRLKEEMCEKDAQLDKQQAIIKQVQNPSELEAEMKVECSSIQQTRSAMQTEMKNHSPMQEVDGDSLESLKSNLHQVKNEKEKIYKDFARLQKDIRVLRREHEQDLEYMKKELLEENEKKLKLELEDMEMKHNSAIKQLMREFNTQMALKEKEIDTVVKETIEKAQTVEEELMSGHREETSQLRKVICQKEDDLHRTVKKYEEVLQSREEEMGGRVWQVQKELEELQAKGHDTTEMSIEDLQAQLAEKTTLLSEARLKEQGFAERIHSLEDKIKCFHRTPVVTHLGSTFKEPVYNSSEPTEMEYLRKVLFEYMMGRETKTMAKVITSMLKFPPDQAQKVLDKEDSKAVPWLR